In the genome of Acanthopagrus latus isolate v.2019 chromosome 17, fAcaLat1.1, whole genome shotgun sequence, the window TCCTCTCTGGCCTCCAGTTTGCCATGGCGACGGTGGTGATGGAGCAGATCGGTCGCCTGTTCATCAACGCCCAGCAGCTGCGTCAGATCCCTCAGCTCCTGGAGTCGGCCTTCCCCACGCTGCCTTGCACTGTCAAGGTGTCCGATGTCCCCTGGGTGTTCCAGGAGCGCCACATCCTCACCGGCTACAGGCAGCCGGACCAAAGCTGGCGCTACTACTTCCTCACCCTCTTCCAAAGGCACAACGAGACCCTCAACGTGTGGACCCATCTGCTGGCCGCCTTCATCATCTTGGTCAAGTGTCAGGAGATCTCGCAGACTGTCGACTTTTTGCGAGACCCTCATGCTCAGCCCCTCTTCATCGTCCTCCTGGCAGCCTTCACCTACCTCTCCTTCAGCGCCCTCGCTCATCTGCTCTCTGCCAAGTCCGAGCTCTCCTACTACACCTTCTACTTCCTCGACTACGTGGGGGTCTCCGTCTACCAGTATGGCAGCGCCCTGGCGCACTACTACTACGCCATAGAGAAAGAGTGGCACTCTAGAGTGCGAGGGCTCTTTTTGCCTGCCGCAGCATTCTTGGCCTGGCTTACATGCTTCGGCTGCTGCTACGGCAAATATGCGCGGCCCGAGATGCCCAAGTTAGCCCACAAGCTCTTCCAAGTGGTGCCCTCAGCCTTGGCTTACTGTTTAGACATAAGCCCTGTGGTTCACCGCATCTACAGCTGCTACCAGGAGGGCTGCTCCGACCCGGTCGTGGCGTACCATTTGTACCACGTGCTCTTTTTCTTAGTCGGCGCCTATTTCTTCTGCTGCCCTCACCCAGAGAGTTGGTTCCCTGGGAGGTGTGACTTCATCGGGCAGGGCCACCAGCTCTTTCACGTGTTCGTGGTGGTGTGCACCCTGATGCAGATCGAAGCGCTGCGAACAGACTTCACGGAGCGCCGTCCCTTCTACGAGCGCCTCCACGGCGACCTCGCACACGACGCCGTTGcactcttcatcttcactgcCTGCTGCAGCGCCCTCACAGCCTTTTGTGTGCGCCAGCGTGTACGTGCCTCTCTACACGAGAAGGAGGAGTAAGATTCGAAatgaatgggggaaaaaaaaaaagaaagtctaaTTTATTGTACTCCATAGTGACCGTTAGTTAAAAATaatggagatgttttttttgtaaatgaacGTTATTAGTTTGTGACAGTGACTTGATTATTTCTTCTCTATGTGATCTGCCAAAACTACAGTCAGCTAAAACAAGCGATTGAAGgtcttttatatttatttttttatgagttACAACGATGCAAAGGGAGTCTTATAATTTGTCTGTAGCAGTACAGGTAGTGTTCAAACACTAAAAAGCGTCTTCGCATCTTAGGTGCACTACGCAACTTTTTTTACATGCCTATTAACAGACAGAGAGCTATTAGAGCTAGATGTACTttcaaggtgcaatatgtaggaattatATTTTAAGTCATCAAGAATTTAACTAATATtatgaacagaatgtgaagaaataacacataTGTCTCTGTGTCTGGGCGACTTTTAATTGTGTAGCCAAGATATCttctgaagctagcatgctaagtAGCTAGCCCCTAATTGCTCTGTTCCACGAGTAAAGACTCCCATTGGTGCTCCGAGCCTCCTGTCTGGGAGAGTCAGACAACAGGAgtgctagctgcatggctaactgagctaactagctaacagcagctaaagttGGCAGCACTTGTAGGTTTCTCTTTGTTCTAAGCATGAATTGGTCAGGTGGataaatcttacatattgcacctttaaagccaaacgtttacatttttgtgaatgaacAAGCGTGTAGTATGAGATATGGCGAGAACAGAAAGATCATAGCGGTCCCACAGTTCAAAAATATAGGACGACAGAACCAAGCTGTTGctaaaaaaagttacatagtgcacTTCTAACtctaaagaaatattttttttcttctacaaaGATACTTTCTGACAAGGTGCGGACAAACAGGTTCTTAAGATGCCTTACAACCAGATGTAATTTGAATGATCTGACCGAAGCATTTTCAAACCACGCAAGCATTTGCTTTTACAATTTACAGTCCCGCAACAAATTGTGGTGGTCAGGTACCAATTGCAATCCAATTAAAATCTGACAATGTTTTTTCACTCGGATCTTGCCCCTCTCTTTACGGATCAAAGCAGGGATTTCTTTATTTCAATTTAACAAGGCACTAACGCTGTGTCACACAAATGTTTGACCATATTTCTGAGAAAGTTGAGAACCCAATTAGAAAACCAAATATTGCAACCTcctgtttaaagaaaaaaaataaataaaaagggatATTTTTCTTTGGGTGATACCATTCtgttgaaattgttttaaaaatgaggcTGGCACTCAGTATTGGTTAAGAGATGAATTGAAGATTACtgatgtctctttgttgttATGACAATGTTAATCTTTTTTTACTCAAAGGGCTGGAACTTCAGCTTTTGCCTTTTTCACATCCCATGATGTCAGTGCTTTTTGCGCGCGTTGTTTTCATCGTCGGGTCGATCAGATGTTGAGTCACAAAAAGCCACGTCTGACTGGTGTTCTGCTTttggtatgtgtttttttttttttgtatgatgAATATGTATGTGCCTCTGCGCATGTCTTTTGGTATATGCTGTGGATAttaagtgtgtgaatgtctATGAAAGCTTAGCCTTGCACTCCTTTCTTA includes:
- the paqr7b gene encoding membrane progestin receptor alpha-B; the encoded protein is MATVVMEQIGRLFINAQQLRQIPQLLESAFPTLPCTVKVSDVPWVFQERHILTGYRQPDQSWRYYFLTLFQRHNETLNVWTHLLAAFIILVKCQEISQTVDFLRDPHAQPLFIVLLAAFTYLSFSALAHLLSAKSELSYYTFYFLDYVGVSVYQYGSALAHYYYAIEKEWHSRVRGLFLPAAAFLAWLTCFGCCYGKYARPEMPKLAHKLFQVVPSALAYCLDISPVVHRIYSCYQEGCSDPVVAYHLYHVLFFLVGAYFFCCPHPESWFPGRCDFIGQGHQLFHVFVVVCTLMQIEALRTDFTERRPFYERLHGDLAHDAVALFIFTACCSALTAFCVRQRVRASLHEKEE